From Chryseobacterium sp. IHB B 17019, one genomic window encodes:
- a CDS encoding DUF3667 domain-containing protein, whose product MELNCQNCNEIITAHFCCNCGQKKYKRIDRKYILDEIQYTFLHTNKGFLYSVKNIIKNPGKTAREFIDGNRVNHYKPILLAFVLSGISAFISFKIIGLEKIMSSIYAKENINSEFMNDYMTITSSYNSIIMLLLIPIFALFTKLAFRKWGHNYYEHVVMNSYILCYYTLFNIFIVYPLMFIMKNNVEYFSYFTSLSMLAVPFMLVWFFKEFYSDKPLKSIIGRVGVTIGLMILGFIIFMMMIFIGTVIFAAIKGPEALEYMKPK is encoded by the coding sequence ATGGAATTAAATTGTCAAAACTGCAATGAAATTATTACTGCTCATTTTTGTTGTAATTGCGGCCAAAAGAAATACAAAAGAATTGACAGAAAATATATTCTGGACGAAATTCAATATACTTTTCTTCATACCAACAAAGGGTTTCTGTATTCTGTAAAAAATATCATTAAAAATCCCGGCAAAACAGCAAGAGAATTTATAGACGGCAACCGGGTGAATCATTACAAACCTATTTTACTGGCTTTCGTCTTGAGTGGTATTTCTGCTTTTATATCGTTCAAAATAATTGGGCTTGAAAAAATCATGTCCTCTATTTACGCAAAAGAAAATATCAATTCAGAGTTCATGAATGATTATATGACGATCACTTCAAGCTATAATTCTATCATAATGCTTCTGTTGATACCGATTTTTGCACTCTTTACAAAACTGGCATTCAGGAAATGGGGCCACAATTACTATGAACATGTAGTAATGAATTCGTATATACTTTGCTATTATACACTTTTCAATATTTTCATTGTGTATCCGCTGATGTTTATCATGAAAAATAATGTGGAATATTTCTCTTATTTCACGAGCCTTTCAATGCTGGCAGTTCCTTTTATGTTAGTTTGGTTTTTTAAAGAATTCTATTCAGATAAACCATTAAAAAGTATAATTGGCCGGGTTGGAGTAACGATAGGTTTAATGATTTTAGGATTTATAATTTTTATGATGATGATATTTATTGGAACAGTTATTTTTGCCGCTATTAAAGGGCCAGAAGCATTAGAATACATGAAACCAAAATAA
- a CDS encoding DUF6261 family protein translates to MKIALTMLSTKDLATLAQRIISNSQSGKYTVITNHPLVASLQTSYTEYDKVYTKQAFSGKGKDVAAADRERDLAYSNFKAFLNGYRKLPSAPNVQLSEDLYGIFKTFGLDIDRLSYSSQTAQMKKLIETLELPENQQKITALSINTAFAEMKTKQADFEDIFAQQAEANADLRQMTSASAIRKDLEKVLKSYINLITAMKDVQGWELLYSDINELVKAAKNSSVAKGSQDNGSPTATKVE, encoded by the coding sequence ATGAAAATCGCACTCACTATGTTGAGTACTAAAGATCTTGCGACTTTAGCTCAAAGAATTATTTCAAATTCTCAATCAGGAAAATATACTGTGATCACCAATCATCCGCTTGTAGCGTCTTTACAGACTTCGTACACGGAGTATGACAAAGTTTACACAAAACAAGCCTTCAGTGGAAAAGGAAAAGATGTGGCGGCTGCAGACCGTGAAAGGGATCTTGCGTATTCCAATTTCAAAGCGTTTTTGAACGGTTACCGAAAGCTTCCTTCGGCTCCCAATGTTCAGTTGTCGGAAGACCTATACGGAATATTTAAAACTTTCGGACTGGATATCGACCGCTTAAGCTATTCTTCACAGACGGCACAGATGAAAAAGCTGATCGAAACATTAGAGCTTCCGGAAAACCAACAGAAAATTACGGCACTTTCTATCAACACAGCTTTTGCGGAAATGAAAACTAAGCAGGCAGATTTTGAAGACATTTTTGCACAGCAGGCGGAAGCCAATGCAGACCTTCGGCAGATGACAAGCGCTTCGGCCATTCGTAAGGATCTGGAAAAAGTATTAAAATCTTATATTAACCTGATCACGGCGATGAAAGACGTTCAGGGTTGGGAACTGCTGTATTCTGATATAAATGAACTGGTAAAGGCTGCGAAAAATTCTTCTGTGGCAAAAGGCAGTCAGGACAATGGAAGCCCGACAGCAACAAAGGTTGAATAA
- a CDS encoding VOC family protein produces the protein MDVKFEAGINIAIKIPKSKYDKTVAFYKDILKLEVEEKPIDNPTVSRTHEVKFGNNVIWLDCVDNYTHSETWLQLTVPNIEEATAYLNANAVETCDEIEELPENMHWIQDPAGTVFNVQER, from the coding sequence ATGGATGTAAAATTTGAAGCAGGAATTAACATCGCTATTAAAATTCCAAAAAGCAAATATGACAAAACAGTTGCCTTTTACAAGGACATTTTGAAACTGGAAGTTGAAGAAAAACCAATCGATAATCCAACTGTTTCCAGAACCCACGAAGTGAAGTTCGGAAATAATGTGATCTGGCTGGATTGCGTTGACAACTACACCCACTCTGAAACATGGTTACAGCTTACGGTTCCCAATATAGAAGAAGCGACAGCTTATTTAAATGCCAATGCTGTGGAAACGTGTGACGAGATTGAAGAACTTCCGGAAAATATGCATTGGATACAAGATCCGGCCGGAACAGTATTTAATGTTCAGGAAAGATAA
- a CDS encoding aldo/keto reductase, which produces MKFRKLGNTGEQLSAIGLGCMGMSFAYGPTDEQESINTLHKALDLGVNFWDTADMYANGENEKLISKVLVPNRDKIFIATKFGFRFKDGKASHSGAPGTYFDGSPEWIKKAVDLSLQRLKIDEIDLYYAHRVDPNIPVEETVGAMADLVRAGKVRYLGLSEASAESIRKANKIHPITALQSEYSLLTKDVEKKILPTIRELGITLVPYSPLARGLFSNINNVQNLGDEDFRKSLPRYQEEYLENNRNLAKEFNEFAQSKGVKGTQLALAWVLSQGDDIIPIPGTKRIKYLQENVEAINIELSQSDLETINSILKKYPNVGERYNEGSMKLVNN; this is translated from the coding sequence ATGAAATTTAGAAAATTAGGAAACACAGGAGAGCAGTTGTCTGCTATTGGTTTGGGATGTATGGGAATGAGTTTTGCGTATGGCCCTACAGACGAACAGGAAAGTATCAATACATTACATAAAGCATTGGACTTAGGCGTAAACTTCTGGGACACAGCGGATATGTATGCGAATGGAGAAAATGAAAAGCTGATTTCAAAAGTTCTGGTTCCGAATCGCGATAAAATTTTTATTGCTACGAAGTTCGGGTTCAGATTTAAAGACGGAAAAGCCAGTCATAGCGGTGCTCCGGGAACTTATTTCGATGGCTCGCCGGAATGGATTAAAAAAGCTGTTGACCTCAGTCTTCAGAGATTAAAAATTGATGAAATCGACCTATATTATGCGCATAGAGTAGACCCGAATATTCCTGTTGAAGAAACAGTGGGAGCTATGGCGGATCTTGTAAGAGCCGGAAAAGTAAGATATTTAGGATTATCAGAAGCTTCTGCAGAATCTATCAGAAAAGCGAATAAAATTCATCCAATTACAGCTTTGCAGTCAGAATATTCACTTTTGACCAAAGATGTTGAAAAGAAAATTTTACCGACAATCAGAGAGCTGGGAATTACTTTGGTTCCGTATTCTCCGTTGGCGAGAGGGCTTTTCTCTAATATCAATAATGTTCAGAATCTTGGTGATGAAGATTTTAGAAAATCGTTACCGCGTTACCAGGAAGAATACCTTGAAAATAACAGGAATTTAGCAAAAGAATTTAATGAATTTGCACAGTCTAAAGGTGTTAAAGGAACTCAATTGGCGTTGGCCTGGGTCTTAAGTCAGGGAGATGACATCATTCCGATTCCGGGAACAAAACGTATAAAATATCTGCAAGAAAATGTAGAGGCCATTAATATCGAGCTCTCACAGTCAGATTTAGAAACCATCAATTCTATTCTGAAAAAATATCCGAATGTGGGTGAAAGGTATAATGAAGGTTCGATGAAATTAGTAAATAATTAA
- a CDS encoding S41 family peptidase produces the protein MRRHNEQRASCIQPEKLKEDVDFAYTKLKEMHPQLYWYISKENLDHKFDSIKQTINEPLTPLQFYFKLQPVIADIREGHLSLRIPRKKFTPKEIKQLENKKGMFSRFEYYVENDRLFIIENKDSIENIKPGTEVLTINDIPISEYLKKYRRLVSSDGFNTTFQSYFLKDWFFYFYVAENGFSDHAKIETLYNGERKTFQLKRETKSETEIKKDKELEKRTAEKKVNDYVAFNNSYNRNFRFIDENKTIAYIKVKSFSKDYSEKFYKETFEKIKNSKSSYLIIDVRNNYGGSLDEINNLYSYLTSDPYVLIKPSQVTSKIAPLKTSYFRQSNFFQYAYKSLTYPTFFFAQTFSTYKKDGKVYYKMKADKTAKPNKDTFNGKIFVLINGGSFSASSIFTSKLKNDKRAVLVGEETGGANDGTVAGFYSYQILPNSKINLPVGLLLVQPNITFTHTRKGVIPDVSITEKMQDILDKKDPQMEWILNEIEKEKNQNK, from the coding sequence GTGAGAAGACATAATGAGCAAAGGGCATCCTGTATTCAGCCGGAAAAGTTGAAAGAGGATGTAGATTTTGCTTATACAAAATTGAAGGAAATGCATCCACAGCTGTACTGGTATATTTCTAAAGAAAATCTCGATCATAAGTTTGACAGCATCAAGCAGACTATCAATGAGCCGCTTACCCCGCTTCAGTTTTATTTTAAATTACAGCCCGTAATTGCGGATATTCGTGAGGGGCACCTTTCTTTAAGAATTCCCCGGAAAAAGTTTACTCCTAAGGAAATCAAGCAATTAGAAAATAAGAAAGGCATGTTCAGCCGTTTTGAATATTATGTGGAAAACGATCGTCTTTTTATTATCGAAAATAAAGATTCCATTGAAAACATAAAGCCCGGAACTGAAGTCCTGACAATCAACGACATTCCCATTTCCGAATATCTGAAAAAATACAGAAGACTGGTAAGCAGTGATGGATTTAATACTACGTTTCAGTCGTATTTTCTAAAGGATTGGTTTTTCTATTTTTATGTTGCCGAAAACGGATTTTCTGATCACGCCAAAATCGAAACGCTTTATAATGGTGAAAGAAAAACATTCCAGTTAAAAAGAGAAACAAAATCTGAAACCGAGATTAAAAAAGATAAAGAACTTGAAAAACGAACTGCTGAGAAAAAAGTCAACGATTATGTAGCTTTTAATAATTCTTATAACCGTAATTTTAGATTTATTGACGAAAATAAAACCATTGCTTACATTAAAGTAAAAAGTTTTTCAAAAGATTATTCTGAAAAATTTTATAAAGAAACCTTTGAAAAGATTAAAAATTCAAAGTCTTCTTACCTCATCATCGATGTACGGAATAATTATGGAGGTTCTCTTGATGAGATTAATAATTTATACTCCTATCTTACTTCCGATCCGTATGTCCTGATAAAACCATCACAGGTGACTTCAAAAATAGCTCCCTTGAAAACCAGCTATTTCAGACAGAGTAATTTTTTCCAGTATGCATACAAAAGCCTTACATATCCTACTTTCTTTTTTGCGCAGACATTCAGCACCTACAAAAAAGACGGAAAAGTGTATTATAAAATGAAGGCTGATAAAACCGCAAAGCCTAATAAAGATACTTTCAACGGGAAGATTTTTGTTCTGATTAACGGAGGCAGCTTTTCAGCGTCGTCGATTTTTACTTCTAAACTTAAAAACGATAAAAGAGCTGTGCTTGTAGGTGAAGAAACCGGAGGCGCCAATGACGGGACAGTTGCGGGATTTTATTCTTATCAGATATTACCGAACTCAAAAATCAATCTACCGGTCGGATTACTTCTGGTACAGCCGAATATTACTTTTACACATACCCGAAAAGGCGTAATTCCCGATGTATCAATTACTGAAAAAATGCAGGATATTCTTGATAAAAAAGATCCTCAAATGGAATGGATCCTTAATGAAATTGAGAAGGAGAAAAATCAAAATAAATAA
- a CDS encoding NADP-dependent glyceraldehyde-3-phosphate dehydrogenase gives MELAKTPSFHEIFKSENEIPEEYKVPEIHQKVYLLNGELVEWSGDVQNIYSPVCIRTENGLERKLLGSIPNISPKEAMEVLEASVKAYDNGLGEWPTMSVEGRIKCMQKFVYLMIQQRDLVIKLLMWEIGKTLGDSTKEFDRTVDYINQTIDALKDLDRESSRFQQAEGTIAQIRRAPLGVVLSMGPFNYPLNEIFTTLIPALIMGNTILFKLPKHGVLAHYPLLNAFKEAFPKGTVNTLYGKGSEIITPIMESGKVNVLAFIGSSKVANGLKKLHPKVNRLRAILSLDAKNAAIVTKHANLDVAVSECILGALSFNGQRCTALKLIFVQKDVAEEFTQKLTAAVSAMKAGLPWEKDVKITPLPEVNKPPYLKECIDDALAKGAKVLNGNGGFTEESFVFPAVVYPVNNDMKLYHEEQFGPVIPVVPFEDIEEPIDYQVNADHGMQVSIFSEDPREVSTLIDSFVNLVSRVNINCQAQRGPDVFPFTGRKDSAEGTLSVFDALRSFSIRSLVAAKVTDSNKKLLNTIVRDHDSNFLSTDYIF, from the coding sequence ATGGAATTAGCAAAGACACCATCGTTTCATGAAATATTCAAATCCGAAAACGAAATCCCCGAAGAATATAAAGTTCCCGAAATCCATCAGAAAGTTTACCTTTTAAACGGTGAGCTGGTAGAGTGGAGTGGTGATGTTCAGAATATCTATTCGCCGGTTTGTATTCGTACGGAAAACGGTCTGGAAAGAAAACTATTGGGAAGCATCCCGAACATCAGTCCGAAAGAAGCAATGGAAGTTCTGGAAGCCTCGGTAAAAGCTTATGACAACGGACTGGGAGAATGGCCGACCATGTCTGTGGAAGGGCGTATCAAATGTATGCAGAAGTTTGTTTATCTGATGATTCAGCAGCGTGATTTGGTCATTAAGCTGTTGATGTGGGAAATCGGGAAAACACTGGGAGATTCTACCAAGGAATTCGACAGAACCGTAGATTATATTAACCAAACTATCGATGCATTGAAAGATCTTGACCGCGAATCTTCCCGTTTCCAGCAGGCGGAAGGCACGATTGCCCAGATCAGGAGAGCGCCGCTTGGCGTAGTGTTGAGCATGGGACCTTTCAATTATCCTTTGAACGAAATTTTTACCACGCTGATTCCCGCTTTAATTATGGGGAATACTATTCTATTTAAGCTTCCAAAACACGGCGTCTTGGCGCATTATCCTTTGTTAAATGCATTCAAAGAAGCCTTTCCAAAAGGAACTGTGAATACTTTGTACGGAAAAGGTTCGGAAATCATCACACCGATTATGGAAAGCGGAAAAGTGAATGTTTTAGCTTTCATCGGTTCCAGCAAAGTAGCCAACGGATTGAAAAAGCTGCATCCAAAAGTGAATCGTTTGAGAGCAATTTTAAGTTTAGATGCAAAAAATGCAGCGATTGTTACGAAACATGCCAATCTTGATGTTGCGGTGAGTGAATGCATTTTGGGTGCACTTTCTTTTAATGGTCAGCGTTGTACGGCGCTTAAACTAATTTTTGTTCAAAAAGATGTTGCCGAAGAGTTTACTCAAAAGCTGACGGCTGCCGTTTCCGCAATGAAAGCAGGGCTTCCGTGGGAAAAAGACGTAAAAATCACTCCGCTTCCGGAAGTGAATAAGCCGCCTTACCTAAAAGAATGTATTGATGATGCTTTGGCGAAAGGAGCGAAAGTTTTAAATGGAAATGGCGGATTTACAGAAGAGTCTTTTGTTTTCCCGGCGGTAGTTTATCCTGTTAATAACGATATGAAATTGTATCATGAAGAGCAGTTCGGACCGGTAATTCCGGTTGTTCCATTTGAAGATATTGAGGAGCCGATTGATTATCAGGTGAATGCAGATCACGGGATGCAGGTGAGTATTTTCAGTGAAGATCCGAGGGAAGTTTCAACATTAATTGATTCGTTCGTGAATCTGGTAAGCCGTGTCAACATCAATTGCCAGGCGCAGAGAGGTCCGGATGTTTTCCCGTTTACCGGAAGAAAAGACAGCGCGGAAGGTACACTTTCTGTATTTGATGCGCTTCGTTCGTTCTCGATCAGGTCTCTGGTGGCAGCAAAAGTGACAGATTCCAATAAAAAATTGTTAAATACAATTGTGAGGGATCATGACTCTAATTTCCTGAGCACAGATTATATTTTTTAA
- a CDS encoding MBL fold metallo-hydrolase — MIYTIIVIAVLIALYLIITNRPVFGAEAKGKRLERMQQSKNYKDNQFQNLSYTPSLAEGYSMTKVIYDFFFKKKNPLIKPLKTIPSIHTNLKNLPKDQDVFIWMGHSSYYIQTDGVSFLVDPVLSSYGSPFKFFNKAFSGADIFKPEDIPIVDYLVITHDHYDHLDYPTVKAIKSKVKQVILPLGVGAHLERWGYKTEQLIEEDWGGEAVLKNNIKIIFTPARHFSGRKMKRNVTLWTSYVLETPTKKLFLGGDSGYDTHFKMIGDTYGPFDYAIIENGQYNKAWKYIHALPEDVIQASIDVKAKNIIPVHSSKFALALHAWNEPLERVTSLGKQKNLNILTPLIGQPVDLNKSDNQFKAWWEY, encoded by the coding sequence ATGATCTATACAATTATAGTAATAGCTGTTTTAATAGCCTTATATTTAATTATTACCAACCGTCCGGTTTTTGGGGCTGAAGCAAAAGGTAAAAGGCTGGAAAGGATGCAGCAATCGAAGAATTATAAAGACAATCAGTTTCAGAATCTCAGTTATACACCTTCATTGGCAGAGGGTTACAGTATGACAAAAGTGATATATGATTTCTTTTTTAAGAAAAAAAATCCGCTTATAAAACCTTTAAAAACAATTCCATCCATTCATACAAACCTTAAAAATCTTCCGAAAGATCAGGATGTTTTCATCTGGATGGGACATTCTTCTTATTATATTCAGACCGATGGAGTTTCATTTTTGGTGGATCCTGTTTTGAGTTCGTATGGTTCTCCCTTTAAATTTTTCAATAAAGCTTTCTCCGGAGCGGATATTTTTAAGCCTGAGGATATTCCGATTGTTGATTATCTGGTCATCACCCACGATCATTACGACCATTTGGATTATCCTACGGTAAAGGCTATTAAAAGCAAGGTAAAGCAAGTGATTTTACCTTTGGGAGTCGGTGCACATTTGGAACGATGGGGCTATAAAACGGAACAGTTGATTGAAGAAGACTGGGGTGGAGAAGCGGTTTTAAAGAACAATATTAAAATAATCTTTACTCCGGCAAGGCATTTTTCGGGAAGAAAAATGAAGAGAAATGTTACACTTTGGACGTCTTACGTTTTGGAAACCCCAACCAAAAAGCTATTTTTAGGAGGTGACAGCGGCTACGATACCCATTTTAAAATGATTGGCGATACATACGGCCCGTTCGATTATGCAATCATAGAAAACGGACAGTACAATAAGGCCTGGAAATACATTCATGCCCTGCCGGAAGATGTCATTCAGGCGAGTATTGATGTAAAGGCAAAGAATATTATTCCCGTCCATTCTTCTAAATTTGCATTGGCTCTTCATGCGTGGAATGAGCCTCTGGAAAGGGTAACAAGCCTGGGAAAACAAAAAAATCTGAATATATTGACTCCGTTGATCGGTCAGCCTGTCGATCTGAACAAATCAGACAACCAATTTAAAGCCTGGTGGGAATATTAG
- a CDS encoding RNA polymerase sigma factor yields the protein MTSLEQEFLGKIEKHKGIIFKISKMYMDEKEDRDDLFQEITYQIWKAYPNFKGESQFSTWMYRIALNTAIIFLKNEKKRSFIANDDFTEYRIANDEPDNEKEEKLNAMYNAIHQLGPIDKAFIFYYLEDFSGKEIAEQMGISEGNVRVKMNRAKNKLKDILNVK from the coding sequence ATGACCTCACTGGAACAAGAATTTTTAGGAAAAATCGAGAAGCATAAAGGAATCATTTTTAAGATTTCTAAAATGTATATGGATGAAAAAGAAGATCGCGACGATCTTTTTCAGGAGATTACCTATCAGATCTGGAAAGCTTACCCGAATTTTAAAGGTGAAAGTCAGTTTTCGACCTGGATGTACAGAATAGCCCTCAATACCGCAATTATTTTTCTTAAAAATGAAAAAAAGAGAAGCTTTATCGCGAATGATGATTTTACCGAATACAGAATCGCCAATGATGAACCGGACAATGAAAAAGAAGAAAAGCTGAATGCGATGTACAACGCCATTCATCAGTTAGGTCCCATTGATAAAGCATTTATTTTCTATTACCTCGAAGATTTCTCCGGAAAAGAAATTGCTGAACAAATGGGAATTTCCGAAGGCAATGTCCGCGTAAAAATGAACAGGGCAAAGAATAAACTCAAAGATATTTTAAATGTAAAATAA
- a CDS encoding helix-turn-helix domain-containing protein, whose translation MEFKETVKGFYERNSLQCIKTPGVGHFNVFTRDNCSLITPYSRRDYYKISLIIGKGKLHYADKWIYVDKPALLFSNPVIPYSWEAEDADQRGFFCLFTEQFLHDGNRFGNLQDSPLFKIGGTPVFFIDEVQQRVVSDIFIKMMTEIQSDYLHKYDMLRAYLHLLIHETIKMHPAENFEPYQNASQRVASLFMELLERQFPIDSPERYLRLKTPTDYAESLSIHVNSLNRSVKEITGKTTTQQITSRIIQEANALLKHTDWNVSEIAYGLGFDEPAYFTNYFKKQTGLTPNAVRTSVV comes from the coding sequence ATGGAATTTAAAGAAACAGTAAAAGGTTTTTATGAACGTAATTCTTTGCAGTGTATCAAAACTCCCGGAGTGGGGCATTTCAATGTATTCACGAGAGACAATTGTTCATTGATAACACCTTATAGTAGAAGAGATTATTATAAAATATCCCTGATAATAGGAAAAGGTAAACTACATTACGCAGATAAGTGGATTTATGTGGACAAACCTGCTTTGCTGTTTTCCAATCCTGTCATTCCTTATTCCTGGGAAGCGGAAGATGCTGATCAGAGAGGGTTTTTCTGCCTTTTTACAGAGCAGTTTTTGCATGACGGAAACCGTTTTGGAAATCTTCAGGATTCGCCGCTTTTTAAGATTGGAGGAACTCCGGTTTTCTTTATTGATGAGGTACAGCAAAGAGTGGTTTCTGATATTTTTATTAAAATGATGACCGAGATACAGTCGGATTACCTGCATAAATACGATATGCTTCGGGCTTATCTTCATCTCTTAATTCACGAAACGATAAAAATGCATCCTGCAGAGAATTTTGAACCTTACCAGAACGCTTCACAAAGAGTAGCTTCTTTATTCATGGAATTATTGGAAAGACAGTTCCCAATCGACAGCCCGGAAAGGTATCTGAGATTGAAAACACCCACGGATTATGCCGAAAGCCTTTCTATTCATGTAAACTCGTTAAACCGCTCTGTGAAGGAGATTACAGGCAAAACAACCACTCAGCAGATCACTTCAAGAATTATTCAGGAGGCCAATGCTTTGTTGAAGCACACAGATTGGAATGTCTCTGAAATTGCCTATGGATTGGGTTTTGATGAACCAGCTTATTTCACGAATTATTTTAAAAAACAGACCGGATTAACACCCAATGCGGTAAGAACTTCCGTTGTTTGA
- a CDS encoding MFS transporter, with protein MVTLKEKNKFIATILAFAVIPMSGLATDIYLPSMPSMATELHQPESNIQLTLSIFLISYGLTQFFAGSIVDSFGRYRVSMISLALFVVSFLITATTQNIFVIYAMRVLQGILSGFAVVSKRAFFVDVYEGDQRKHYLSIMTIVWSVGPIIAPFIGGYLQKIFGWQSNFYVLAGYSLLLLLLEFIFSGETLKKRNPFHLEFLLKEYDSMFKAKDFFYGMVMCGLSYSMIMFFNLCGSFIIEHKMGYSEVVAGYVSLILGFAWMTGGFLGKALINKAFLPKIRYANFIQLFLIILMFIASYFSNNIYSLVAFAFLIHVTAGFIFNNYFSYCIGRFPNSAGIAGGLTGGVAFIITSAISYGIVAVIRPQMQLEVAEGYFVLGVLGLFILSMIKLRKAHA; from the coding sequence ATGGTTACACTTAAAGAAAAAAATAAATTTATTGCTACAATTTTAGCATTTGCTGTTATTCCGATGTCTGGGTTGGCGACGGATATTTATCTGCCTTCAATGCCGAGTATGGCGACAGAGCTGCATCAGCCGGAAAGCAATATCCAGCTTACTTTATCCATATTTTTAATCAGTTATGGATTGACACAGTTTTTTGCCGGAAGTATTGTCGATTCATTCGGAAGATACCGGGTTTCAATGATTTCACTGGCTTTATTTGTGGTTTCATTTTTAATTACAGCTACGACTCAAAATATCTTTGTGATCTATGCGATGCGCGTGCTACAGGGAATTTTGTCCGGATTTGCGGTAGTTTCGAAGCGGGCGTTTTTTGTGGACGTTTATGAAGGAGATCAGCGGAAGCATTATCTCAGCATTATGACAATTGTGTGGTCGGTGGGGCCTATTATTGCGCCTTTTATCGGTGGATATTTGCAGAAAATTTTCGGATGGCAGTCTAATTTTTATGTTCTCGCCGGATATAGTTTATTGCTTTTACTATTGGAGTTTATATTTTCAGGTGAAACTTTAAAAAAGAGAAATCCTTTTCATCTTGAGTTTCTGTTGAAAGAATATGATTCTATGTTTAAAGCAAAAGATTTCTTCTACGGAATGGTCATGTGCGGATTGAGCTATTCGATGATTATGTTCTTTAATTTGTGCGGTTCTTTCATTATTGAACATAAAATGGGCTACTCTGAAGTGGTTGCCGGTTATGTTTCGTTGATTCTGGGATTTGCCTGGATGACGGGAGGGTTTTTAGGAAAAGCATTAATTAATAAAGCGTTTTTGCCTAAAATCCGTTATGCCAATTTTATCCAGTTGTTTTTAATCATTTTAATGTTTATTGCTTCATATTTTTCAAATAATATTTACAGCCTGGTTGCTTTTGCATTTTTAATTCACGTTACTGCCGGATTTATCTTTAATAATTACTTTTCGTACTGTATCGGAAGGTTCCCGAATTCTGCCGGAATTGCCGGTGGTTTAACGGGTGGGGTTGCTTTCATCATTACCTCTGCGATCAGCTATGGAATTGTAGCAGTGATCAGACCTCAGATGCAATTGGAGGTTGCGGAAGGATATTTTGTGTTGGGAGTTTTAGGGCTTTTTATTTTAAGTATGATTAAATTAAGAAAGGCACATGCCTAA
- a CDS encoding GNAT family N-acetyltransferase, with protein sequence MENIKFEISPYQDELQILIDEKKAGYMSIEIDGRLLIVYYTKLDEEHEGKGYAKILLDELVRYAEEKDLMIDPECDFVRQQFENHPARYKDIWHA encoded by the coding sequence ATGGAAAATATAAAATTTGAAATATCTCCATATCAGGACGAATTGCAGATATTAATTGATGAAAAAAAGGCAGGCTATATGTCTATCGAGATAGATGGCAGGCTGCTGATTGTCTATTACACCAAACTGGATGAGGAACATGAAGGTAAAGGATATGCCAAAATATTATTGGATGAATTGGTGCGGTATGCCGAAGAAAAAGACCTGATGATTGATCCGGAATGTGATTTCGTAAGACAGCAATTTGAGAATCATCCAGCGAGATATAAAGATATCTGGCACGCCTAA